The DNA segment GGCCTTTGCCATCTTCCCAGTGGGCATGATAGTGGATGTGACCCCCCGGAACTCGGAAGGCCACGTGCTTGAGCTTGGCATGACGGGGCGAGACCGAGGCAAAGAAGAAAGGCTCTCCCCGGTCATCCGAAAGCGAGACCGCCATCATGGTGGTGGGCACCTCGTAGGGGCGCTCCATGCGGTAGATGAAGTCGGGGAAGTCGGATTCTTTAGTGAACTGCACCCCTTTTTCGGCAGCGTATTCCTTCATCCATTCGATGACCTGAACCCAGGCCTGGTAGAGCATTTCGTCGTGATGAGGGTCATGGACAGCACTCATACCCTTAGTTTATTGGTTTGTAGCCCTAAAGTCTAAAAGACCGCGTGATGCCAGAGCCGATCACTCGATTCTCACCTGGGTTGGCCCAAGCGCCTATCCTGACCACTCAACGGTAGGAAGCAAGTTACACAAGGTTCTTCGGGCTGTACTAGGATAGGGTTTACATGCGGCTGGAAGACCTTCCCCCCCTGCCCGAGGCTCCAGGGGTTTACCTTTGGAAGAACGGCCAGAGCATTATCTACGTGGGCAAGGCCAAAAACCTGAAAGCCCGCGTGACCAGCTATTTTCACAGTGAAGGCAAAAGCCTGCGGATCTCGAGGGAAGCCACCACCCTCGAGTTCATCGTGCTACGCGACGAGGTCGAGGCGCTTTTGCTCGAGGCCAACCTGATCAAACACCACCGCCCCCACTACAACGTCCTGATGAAGGACGACAAGCACTACCCCTTCCTGAAGCTGACCAACGAGGAATGGCCCATGCTGATGGTGGTGCGGCGGATCCAAAACGACGGGGCCCGCTACTGGGGGCCTTTCCCCGAGGCTTCGGCAGTGCGGCGCATCAAGCGTCTGGTGGATCGCTTCTTCCCCTTGCGTCAGAACTCCGGTTTCCCCTTCAAAAAAAGGCGCTACCCCTGCCTCAACCACTCTATGGGACGCTGCCTGGCCCCCTGCGTGGGCAAGGCCGACCCCGAACAGTACCGGGTAGTAGTACAGCAGGTCGAAGACCTCCTGGACGGCAAAGTAGAGGCCCTCTACGAAAGCCTGGAAAAGCAGATGCGGGAGGCCGCCCAGCAGCAGGACTTTGAGCGGGCTGCGGAAATCCGCGACCAGTTAGGCGCGGTGCGAAGCTTTTTCGGCACCAGCCAGCAAGCCTACGACCCCGACCTCGGCGACCTGGATTTTCTGGGTTTTGCCCGGGCGGGCGACTACGCCCTGCTTCAGCACTACCAGATGCGGGGGGGCCAGATGCTCGGGCGCATCAGCCGGTTTGTGGAAGGTGTGAAAGAAGCCAGCGATGCCGAATTGCTGGAGGCCTTTTTACGCGACTACTACCTAGAGGCCACCCCACTGCCCCCTCTGGTGCTGCTGCCCTTCGAGTTGGAAGCCCAGGACGCTTTCTCAGCCTTTCTGAGCAGCAAAGGGCGCAAGGTAGAGGTACGCATCCCCCAGCGGGGCGACAAAACCCGCCTGATTGAGCTGGCCCAGAACAATGCCCACACCGCACTACAGAGCGAGCTTAAAATCCTGGAGCGCAAAGGCGACCACCCCGGCCTCAAGGGGCTGATGGAGGTGCTGGGGCTTTCGCGCCGTCCTTACCGCATTGAGGGCTACGACATCTCGAATCTGCTGGGCGAGAGCGTGGTGGGTTCTATTACCGTGTTCGAGGGGGGCCGGCCCAAAAAAACCGAGTACCGCCGTCTCAAAATCCGGGGCCTGGAGGGCCAGCCCGACGACTTTTTTGCCATGGAGCAAACCCTTCTGCGGCGCTTTACCGGCAGCCTGGCCCAGAGTATGCCCATCCCCGACCTGATTCTGATTGACGGCGGCTTGGGGCAGGTGCGGGCCGCCCGGAAGGGCCTCGAGCAGGCCGGTCTGGACATTCCGCTGGTGGGGCTGGCCAAGCGCGAAGAGACGTTGGTTTTACCCGACGGCAAAACCATAGCCCTTCCGCTTACGCACCCGGCGCTGCAGCTCCTGATTTATCAGCGTGATGAAACCCACCGCAACGGCCTCGAGTTCCACCGCAAACTCCGCAGCCAGAAGACCCTGAAAAGCATCTTCGACGATATTCCAGGCATTGGGCCCGCCCGCAAGCGAGCCCTGCTGAATCATTTCTCCACCCTGGAAGAGCTCAAAGCCATGAGCCTAGACGACCTGGCCAGGCTACCGGGTCTCGACAGACGCAGTGCCCAGGCAGTGCTGAAGGCCCTGAAGGCAAGCAGCGGCTCAGAGGGGTCACCGGCTAGGTGAGGAAAGTCGATAGTCGATAGTCGATAGTCAATGGTCAATGGTTCATCGTCTGTGGTGCATAGCCCCAGACTGGCATTCCCCTTTCCGACACGGTAGGCTTACGCCTATGGAAACCGTGCGTATCGCTCTGATGGGGGGCGGGACGGTAGGCAGCGCCTTCGCCGAACTTCTGCCCTCGCATCACGCTCGCTTTGAAGCGCTGGGGCTCGAGGTCGAACTGGCTAAAGTCCTGGTGCGCGACCCCCGCAAAAGCCGGCCCGGCATTCCAACCAGGCTGCTCACCGACAACCCCGCAGGCTTTCTGGACGACGTGGACGTGCTGGTAGAGGTAGCAGGCGGCACCACCGTAGCCGGCGACCTGGTGTTGCAGGCCCTGGAACGGGGCCTTCCGGTGGTCACGGCCAACAAGGCCCTGCTGGCCGAACGCTGGGACGAGTTGCGCCCCCACGCCGAGGAAGGCAACCTCTACTACGAAGCCAGCGTAATGGCCGGGACGCCCATCCTGGGAGCCCTGCAAAGCCTGTGGGGCAACCAGACCCTGGAGCTGCACGGCATCGTGAACGGCACCTGTAGCTACCTGATCCGGCGCATGGAGGAAGGGGCCACCTACGACGAAGCCTTCCAGGAGGCGGGAAGGCTCGGCTACCTGGAAGCCGACCCCAACCTGGATGTGGGCGGCATAGACTCGGCCCACAAAATTACCGTGCTGGGGCGGCTTACGGTAGACCCCGGCCTGCGTTGGGACAAGGTGCTGAGCCGCACTCGAGGCATCCAGCATCTCACCCCCCAGATGCTCCAGCAAGCCCGCGCAGAAGGCCACGCCATCAAGCTGGTGGCCAGCCTCTACCCCGAACAGGGTGAGTGGGTGGCGGCGGTGCGTCCGGTGCGCCTGCCCGAGTCGCACCCGCTGGTCACCCTGGGCAGCGGGCGCAACGCCATGGTGTACCGGGGCGACCCGGTGGGGCAGCTGGTGTTTGCGGGCGCCGGAGCCGGTGGGGGGGTGACGGCGAGTGCGGTTCTGGGCGATTTGTACCGGGCCTTGCTGGGTACGCCGGGGCACCTGCCCATTCCTGCGGCAGCGCCGGTTCCCGCACTGGAAGTGGAGAAACTCGAGGAGGTTTGAAAAAAGCCTGGTGAGCGGGGAGTTTGTATAGCCGAAAGCCCAAAGCCGAAGGTTAAAAGCGCCAGAACCCACCGGCCCTGAGACCTTCGACGCACCCCTTATGATGAGTTCTGCTCTATGATTCACTACTACAGCACCCGCGACCCCCACAAAAGCCTGGTGCGGTTTGAGGAGGCCCTCCTCAAGGGGCTGGCCCCGGATGGCGGCCTGTACGTACCCGACCGGATTCCCAGGCTCGAGCCAGACCTGTGGCAGCGGGCAAACGCCATTGCCGAAGTGGGCGTCGCCGTTCTGTGGGAATGGCTGAAGGATGAAATACCGCTGGCCGACCTCGAGCCCATCGTCCGCGATGCCCTGAACTTCCCCTGCCCCCTGGTCAAGCTCTCGGACGATTTGTACGTACTCGAGCTCTTCCACGGCCCCACCCTTTCTTTCAAGGATTTTGGCGCCCGCACCATGGCCCGCCTGATGCAGTACTTCCTGCGCAAGCGGGGTGAGCGCCGCATCATCCTGGTGGCCACCTCCGGCGATACCGGCAGCGCCGTGGCCGATGGCTTCGCAGGCCAGGGCAACATCGAGGTGGTGCTGCTTTACCCCAAGGGCAAAGTGAGCGATGTGCAGGAACGCCAGCTCATTACCCAGCGCCCCGGCGTGCGCAGTTTTGCCGTGGAGGGCACCTTCGACGACTGCCAGCGCATGGTCAAGGAAGCCTTCGTAGACCCCGAGCTCGCTCACCTACCCCTGAGCAGCGCCAACTCCATCAACATCGGGCGGCTGCTGCCGCAAGCGCTCTACTACCTGTGGGCCATTGGACAACTGCACGCCAGGGAAAGGAAGCCTGTAGAGGAGGTCAACTTTTGTGTGCCTAGCGGAAACCTGGGCAACCTGATGGGGGGTGTTCTGGCGGCTTTGATGGGCCAGCCTGTGCACCGGTTTATTGCCGCCCACAACGACAACCACTTCTTCCCCGACTTCCTGCAGGGCAAAGCCGAGGCCTATCAGTTCCACCCCACCATCGCCACCCTTTCCAACGCCATGGATGTGGGCTCGCCCAGCAACTTTGAGCGCCTGTACACCCTTCTGGGTGCAGAAAAACTGCGCCGCTGGGTATGGGGCACCACCGTCTCGAACGAAGCAACCTTAGGGCGCATGAAAAAAACCTACGAAGCCTACGGCTACATCGCCTGCCCGCATACCGCCGTGGGCCTGGAAGCCCAGGCGCGCTACCGGCAGGAAACCGGCGACCCCACCCCCCTCATCAGCCTGGCCTGCGCGCACCCGGCCAAGTTTCCCGATGCGGTCTCGAGGGCGCTGGGCCAAGAGCCCCTCAAAGAGGAGGCCCTGGAAATTCTTTACAGCCGTCCAACCCAGGTCGAGACCATTGGCGCCAGTCTCTCCGCTCTCAAGTCGCATTTGCTGTAGTGTCCTGCCAAAAAACGGTAAGCTATGGGAAGGTAGAGCATGGCAGAGAAAGCAAAAGAAAAACCCAATAAAGAACCCTTTCCGGGCGCTTATTTCATTGGTCTGGTCATCACCCTGGCCCTGCTGGTGGTGGTAGTGGCAGTGGGCGCAGGGTTGCCGCCCGCCCTTTCGGGCTTCCTGGTTGCGCTGCTGTTGGGCGTTACCGTCAATCCCAAGTACGCGCTGGGCTTTTTGAGTGCAGGGGTATTCTCGGCCCTGCTCGGCTTTGCCGGCAGCGAGCCCCAGGTGGCCTGGGGCGGCGTGGGCCTTATCATCGCAAGCCTGCTGGTCTGGCGTTTTATCAAGACCTGAGTTGCCTTAATAGCAGGGTCTGACCATGCACGGCACCTTCTGGAGACGCTCGCTGGCGCCCGACCGGCTGGCCCGCACCCTGATCTACGCCGGCATTGCAGGCTTCATCTGGTTCTTCTTCATACAACCCAGCCCCTTCGGCTCCACGCTCTCGGTGACCACCCTGGTAGGGGCCGGGCTGGTGCAGTACGGGAGCGGCAAGCCCTTTGCGATTCCGCTCTACATCTACGTTCTGGCGGCCCTGGTGCTCGTGCAGCTTGCGGGGCTGGTGCTGGGCGTGGGGGGGCAGCTCGGGGCGGCTTTACTGGGTAGCGCCCTGGGCCTGGGTCTGCCGTACCTGGCCTACCGTCTGGGAGAAAAAGCATGAAAGTAGCCCTGGTTCACCTGGCCACCCGCGAAACCCCCGAGGCCACCCTCGAGGTGGCCCTGGCCCTGCTAAAGCAAGCCCACCAGCAAGGCGCCGATGTAGCGGTGCTGCCCGAGCTTTTTCCCAGCGTTTACCGCTATGAGGAAGCGCACAAAACCCCCAGGGTGCTATCTCTGCTCACCCAGTTCTGCCAACAAACCGGCCTCACGGTAGTGGCGGGGGTGCTCGAGCCCCACCAGGACCGCTACGCCAACCGGGCTCAGGTGATTGGCCCCCAGGGCCTGCGGGCCACCTACACCAAAACCCACCTGATCCCCGCTTTCAACGAACCCGCCCACATGACCCCTGGGCAAGACCTGGTGCACCTCGAGCTAAAAGGCTTCCAGGCTGGCATTGCCATCTGCTTCGACCTGCGCTTTCCCGAACTCTTCCGCGCTTATGCCCTGCAAGGGGTCAACCTGTTCCTGATTCCTTCGGCCTGGCCCATGAGCCGCAGCTACGCCTGGGAGCTCTTCTGCAAGGCTCGAGCCGCCGAGAACCAGGCTTACCTGATTGCCGTCAACCACGCCGAAGACCCCTTTGGCGCGGCCAGCCTGGCCATAGACCCCATGGGTATGGAGATGCTGCGACTGGAAGCCGAGGGAGTGGGCGTGGTGGCGCTGGATCCCAGCTACCCGGCCCGGCTGCGCCAGGAGTTTCCGGTGTTTCCCCAGCGCCGCCCGGAGCTTTACGCGGGCCTTTTGAAAAGCCCCACCAGCAAGTAAACCAAAGCCCCCAGCATCAAGCCCTGGCCCCAGGCCGGAAAATAGGGCCAGAGCATCTGCATCTCAAAGCGCCCCGCCAAGAGCAACGGCCAGGGCAACAAAGCCCAGGCCAGCCCATACTGCCGGAAGCCCGCCGCCAGCAAAAAGGCCAGCCCCACCCCCCGCAAATAAAAAAGCCACCCCTGCCCCAGCTCGTTCTGGTAGATGAACCACAAAAGATTGAGCCAGACCCCCACTGCTCCCCAGGCCCAGCCAAAGCGGCGTACAACTGTCAATGCCAACAAAAACAAACCCAGCGCGACGAAAAGATCAAGCATTGCGGTTTATTCTAGGGCATTGAGTACAGTGTAGGAGAGATTCCTTGTATCAAATCTGCCAGAACCCCTTTCCTTCTCCCCTGGCGAGAGAAGGCAGTAATATCCAAACCGCGTTGTTCACTAACAGTGACGGAAAACCGATTGCCTACACCGGGGATGTCGCCCAGATTAGGGCTTTACAAGTGCTTCCACCAGAATCGCGCAAGCGACTCGCCTGGGCTGAGGGGGCTCAGAAACAGCTCTCAAGGATAACCTATCCCGGTAAAGCTGGTATCAGGTAGTCTATGTGCATTCTAGGACAAAGCCACTCCATCACTTGCTAAAATTCCGTGCATGAGATACCTGAGCCTGCTTCTTCTACTAACCCTAGCCCTTCTGAGCACCGCCTGCGACCAGCGCCAGAATCTACCCCCACCCCCGCCCCCGCCCGTCCTGACCCCCCCGGCGGACGGGGTGGCCGTCTTCCGGTACGAGCACAGCCACGGCAACGTGGTGGCCTGGACCCGCCCCGAGGCCCACGGCATCGAGGTCAGCCAGTACATCGAGAGCCTGGACGGCCAGCACCGGGCCCAGTGGTGGGGGGTTCACCCCTACTCCACCCCCACCTACATGGCCGCCTACATCCCCGCCAGTAGTATGTACGGCAACGAGGGGGTGATCGTGCAGTACGGCATCGACACCACCCCCGATAAGCGCTACGGGGGGCGGCGCTTCATCTGGAAGACCCGCTACCGCTGGCACACCCACGAGGAGCCCTGGCGGCTGGAGCTGCCGGTGGGCCCGGTGAGCTTCGAGATCCTGGAGCGCTTCCCCTGGGAGGCCCCCGGCCAGACCCTCAACCCCCGCAGCCCCGAGGGTGCGGGCATCGCCAATACCGGTCCCGTGATCCGGCCCTTCCTGGGCTGCTACCAGGCCGACCGGGGGGTGTTCCGGGAGAAGGGCCTCTACGCTTTCAGCCCCCATGCAGTGGCTTTCCAGTGGTTCTGGGAGCCCATCGCCCAGACCGGCCTGGCCAGCTTTACCCGCCAGTGGAGCTGGAGCGACGGGATGGCCGACGGCTATATCGCCAACACCGATCTCGGCAACGGCATGTTCCTCACCGACGGGCGCAGGCCGCCGCGCAAGCTCATCCCCAGCCTCTCCAACCGGCTGCACACGGTGGTGGTCATCGTCTACGCCGACGGGATCGGCCCCTTCCCCAGGTCCTGGGAAAAACGCTACTGGCGGCTGGCCGGACGCAACTTCGGGGCCTTCGAGAACCCTGACGGGAGCGTGCGCTGCGAGTTCGGGGAGTGGAAGCTGGACGAGCTGACCGACCCCCAGGCCATCGCCCTGATGGACGGCTGGCGCACCCGCAGCAGTGGCCGGAGCTTCCCGCCCGACCTCGAACCCATTCCCGCAGTGCTGGATGTGCAGTGGCCGTAGTTCGGTACACGACCAACCTCCGAGATTGATTGGTACACCTGGCGATATCTCATGCTGGACGTTTCCCAGGCGGGCCCGCCGACCCTACCCCTGGCTGACGAGCGTGGGTGGTAGGTGCGCTCACGATAGACTTTTACCGCCACGGGAAAGCTGCCCATACATTGCTTAGAACATTCGTCATAAATTTTGAACCCTCCAACCTCAAGAAAATCTTGTCCTGCACAGTATGGTAGCCGCCAGGTAACTCGAAACCCAAGCGTAGGCCGGGCGCGGACGATTTTCGTTTTCAGGGACGGCCACGGCTGGGTACACCGCCGCATAAACACCTATACACCTCCATTTTTTCCATGTGTGATGGCCTCTGGGCCCCCTCCCTACCACGTAGGGAGGGCGGGGAGGGTATTGGACAGGGCCCACAACCGCTCGGCTACACAAAGTCATATTTTGAGCCATCCAACATCAAGGAAGCCTTGTCCTGGACAGAACAGTAGACACCGGATTGGGCCGTCACATCCGTGAAGAGCCAAAAAAACTCGGGGCCACAAGCACCCCGAATTTGCAGGATTACAGCAGGTTCCTAAAGCCCAGCACCCTTCTCGATATGGGCCGAGACTTCGCCGGTTTCCTCCGCCTCACGGCGCAGAATTGCGGCCTTGATGCGCTTGAGGGTGGTCACTTCTTCCAGCGCCCGCTGGTCGAGGGTATCGGTCACAAACTTGATCTGCTCGTTGATCTCGGGAATGGAAATCTGCTCCAGCGCATTCACCCGGCGGTTGGTCTTTTTAATTTCCTCGCCAATCTTCCGCAGGCGGTTCTCGGTGTTGGCCACAGCTATGATGGCCTCTCCCAGCTTACGGAACGCCGTGGCGGCCTCGAGGGTCTTGGCGCCCACCCCAATGGGGCTAAAGGCCAGGCTGCCACCCGTATCCTGTGCAGAAATCCTGGGCACCTTCACCCCATACAGGCTCTCGATTTCCATCTGAACCTCTAAGGGGGTTCCGGAAAGCGACTCTACCGCCTCGGGGGTATCGAAAGCCTTGGCAATCAGTAAGCTGAAGTAGGCGTCCTTGGCCGCGTTGTTCAGAGCTTCGCGGGCCTTCAGGGAGTCCTGCACCAGGGCAAAAAACTCGCCAATCAGCGCATCCCGCTTGTTCTTGAGCAGGTCTACACCCTGCAGGGCCAGCCGTTTCTGGTCACGCTTGGCCAGCAAGGTGGAACGGGTCGGTGAGACTTGTTCAGCCATGTGCACCTCCGGTGCGCCAATAGCTGATAGCTAATAGCTCATAGCAGTCTTTGCCAGCGGCTATCAGCTATCGGCTATCAGCAGCTCCTCACGCTCCCACCAACTCTTCTAGTTTCCCCGTCTTCTGGTGGTACTGCTCAATGTACTCGCGCCGGATGCGCTTGAGCTCGGAGGCGGGGAAATCGGCCAGCAGGGCCCAGCCGATGTTCAGGCTCTCCTCGATGGAGCGCTCCTTCTGGCCCTGATTGATAAACTTCTGCTCAAAGTTGGAGGCAAAACGGAGGTACTTTTTGTCCATCTCGGTAAGGGCATCCTCACCGGTGATGGCCACCAAACGGCGTAGGTTCACCCCACGGGCGTAGCTCGAGAAGAGCTGGTCGGCCAGCTCCTTGTGGTCGGCGCGGGTCTTGCCCTTGCCGATGCCGTTGTTCATGAGGCGCGAAAGCGAGGGCTGCACGTTGATGGGCGGGAAGATACCTTGCTGAGCCAGGTCGCGGGCAATGAAAATCTGGCCCTCGGTGATGTAGCCGGTCAGGTCGGGGATGGGGTGGGTGATGTCGTCGCCCGGCATGGAGAGGATGGGAATCTGGGTCACCGAGCCCTTCTTGCCGTGCACCACGCCCGCGCGCTCGTAGAGCGAGGCCAGGTCGGTGTACATGTAACCGGGGTAGCCCCGGCGGCCTGGAATCTCCTCGCGGGCTCCACCAATCTCGCGCAGGGCCTCGCAGTAGTTGGTCAGGTCGGTCAGGATCACCAGCACGTGGTAGTCGTGCTCGAAGGCCAGGTATTCGGCAGCGGTAAGGGCCATGCGCGGGGTCAAGAGGCGCTCCACGGTGGGGTCGTCGGCCTTGTTCAAGAAGAGCACCGAGCGGCTCAAGGCTCCGGTGCGCTCGAACTCCTGCATGAAGTAACTCACCTCGCGCTGGGTAATGCCCATCGCAGCAAACACCACCGCGAAACCCTCGCCCTCCCCCAGCACCTTGGCCTGGCGGGCAATCTGGGCGGCCAGCTCGTTGTGCGGCAGACCCGACCCCGAGAAGATGGGCAGCTTCTGGCCGCGCACCAGGGTCATGTTCACGTCAATGGCGCTTACCCCGGTCTGGATGAACTCCTCGGGCTTCTCGCGGGCCACCGGGTTGATGGGCGCGCCGTTGATGGGCAGGCGCTTGTCGGCCACCACCGGGGGCAGGCCGTCAATGGGCTTGCCAATTCCGTTGAAGACCCGCCCCACCATTTCCTTCGAAACACCCAGGCGGGCCACGTCCTCCACCAGCGAAACGGTGGTCTTATCGAGGTTCAGCCCCGAGGTTTCCTCGAAGACCTGCAGCACGGTGTACTGGTCGGATACTTCAATCACCTGGCCGCCCCGGATGCGACCGGTACCATCGTCAATGTTTACAATGGCGCCATAGGCCAGGTCAGAGGCCCCTTCCAGGAACAGGAGCGGGCCCGAGACGTAAGTTACGGCGTTGTATTCTTTCTTGAGCATTTCTCACCTCCGTTGGAGGTGTCTCCGGTCTTTAGTCTCAGGTCTCAGGTCTTTTCGACTTGCGACTTGCGACTTTCGACTTTCGACATCCTTTACGCCTTG comes from the Meiothermus sp. CFH 77666 genome and includes:
- a CDS encoding NADH-quinone oxidoreductase subunit 15, which gives rise to MSAVHDPHHDEMLYQAWVQVIEWMKEYAAEKGVQFTKESDFPDFIYRMERPYEVPTTMMAVSLSDDRGEPFFFASVSPRHAKLKHVAFRVPGGHIHYHAHWEDGKGLVLEGKFPLTREKLYQMADRARAALVRA
- the uvrC gene encoding excinuclease ABC subunit UvrC, yielding MRLEDLPPLPEAPGVYLWKNGQSIIYVGKAKNLKARVTSYFHSEGKSLRISREATTLEFIVLRDEVEALLLEANLIKHHRPHYNVLMKDDKHYPFLKLTNEEWPMLMVVRRIQNDGARYWGPFPEASAVRRIKRLVDRFFPLRQNSGFPFKKRRYPCLNHSMGRCLAPCVGKADPEQYRVVVQQVEDLLDGKVEALYESLEKQMREAAQQQDFERAAEIRDQLGAVRSFFGTSQQAYDPDLGDLDFLGFARAGDYALLQHYQMRGGQMLGRISRFVEGVKEASDAELLEAFLRDYYLEATPLPPLVLLPFELEAQDAFSAFLSSKGRKVEVRIPQRGDKTRLIELAQNNAHTALQSELKILERKGDHPGLKGLMEVLGLSRRPYRIEGYDISNLLGESVVGSITVFEGGRPKKTEYRRLKIRGLEGQPDDFFAMEQTLLRRFTGSLAQSMPIPDLILIDGGLGQVRAARKGLEQAGLDIPLVGLAKREETLVLPDGKTIALPLTHPALQLLIYQRDETHRNGLEFHRKLRSQKTLKSIFDDIPGIGPARKRALLNHFSTLEELKAMSLDDLARLPGLDRRSAQAVLKALKASSGSEGSPAR
- a CDS encoding homoserine dehydrogenase; translation: METVRIALMGGGTVGSAFAELLPSHHARFEALGLEVELAKVLVRDPRKSRPGIPTRLLTDNPAGFLDDVDVLVEVAGGTTVAGDLVLQALERGLPVVTANKALLAERWDELRPHAEEGNLYYEASVMAGTPILGALQSLWGNQTLELHGIVNGTCSYLIRRMEEGATYDEAFQEAGRLGYLEADPNLDVGGIDSAHKITVLGRLTVDPGLRWDKVLSRTRGIQHLTPQMLQQARAEGHAIKLVASLYPEQGEWVAAVRPVRLPESHPLVTLGSGRNAMVYRGDPVGQLVFAGAGAGGGVTASAVLGDLYRALLGTPGHLPIPAAAPVPALEVEKLEEV
- the thrC gene encoding threonine synthase — encoded protein: MIHYYSTRDPHKSLVRFEEALLKGLAPDGGLYVPDRIPRLEPDLWQRANAIAEVGVAVLWEWLKDEIPLADLEPIVRDALNFPCPLVKLSDDLYVLELFHGPTLSFKDFGARTMARLMQYFLRKRGERRIILVATSGDTGSAVADGFAGQGNIEVVLLYPKGKVSDVQERQLITQRPGVRSFAVEGTFDDCQRMVKEAFVDPELAHLPLSSANSINIGRLLPQALYYLWAIGQLHARERKPVEEVNFCVPSGNLGNLMGGVLAALMGQPVHRFIAAHNDNHFFPDFLQGKAEAYQFHPTIATLSNAMDVGSPSNFERLYTLLGAEKLRRWVWGTTVSNEATLGRMKKTYEAYGYIACPHTAVGLEAQARYRQETGDPTPLISLACAHPAKFPDAVSRALGQEPLKEEALEILYSRPTQVETIGASLSALKSHLL
- a CDS encoding nitrilase-related carbon-nitrogen hydrolase, with translation MKVALVHLATRETPEATLEVALALLKQAHQQGADVAVLPELFPSVYRYEEAHKTPRVLSLLTQFCQQTGLTVVAGVLEPHQDRYANRAQVIGPQGLRATYTKTHLIPAFNEPAHMTPGQDLVHLELKGFQAGIAICFDLRFPELFRAYALQGVNLFLIPSAWPMSRSYAWELFCKARAAENQAYLIAVNHAEDPFGAASLAIDPMGMEMLRLEAEGVGVVALDPSYPARLRQEFPVFPQRRPELYAGLLKSPTSK
- a CDS encoding V-type ATP synthase subunit D produces the protein MAEQVSPTRSTLLAKRDQKRLALQGVDLLKNKRDALIGEFFALVQDSLKAREALNNAAKDAYFSLLIAKAFDTPEAVESLSGTPLEVQMEIESLYGVKVPRISAQDTGGSLAFSPIGVGAKTLEAATAFRKLGEAIIAVANTENRLRKIGEEIKKTNRRVNALEQISIPEINEQIKFVTDTLDQRALEEVTTLKRIKAAILRREAEETGEVSAHIEKGAGL
- a CDS encoding V-type ATP synthase subunit B, with protein sequence MLKKEYNAVTYVSGPLLFLEGASDLAYGAIVNIDDGTGRIRGGQVIEVSDQYTVLQVFEETSGLNLDKTTVSLVEDVARLGVSKEMVGRVFNGIGKPIDGLPPVVADKRLPINGAPINPVAREKPEEFIQTGVSAIDVNMTLVRGQKLPIFSGSGLPHNELAAQIARQAKVLGEGEGFAVVFAAMGITQREVSYFMQEFERTGALSRSVLFLNKADDPTVERLLTPRMALTAAEYLAFEHDYHVLVILTDLTNYCEALREIGGAREEIPGRRGYPGYMYTDLASLYERAGVVHGKKGSVTQIPILSMPGDDITHPIPDLTGYITEGQIFIARDLAQQGIFPPINVQPSLSRLMNNGIGKGKTRADHKELADQLFSSYARGVNLRRLVAITGEDALTEMDKKYLRFASNFEQKFINQGQKERSIEESLNIGWALLADFPASELKRIRREYIEQYHQKTGKLEELVGA